The Glycine soja cultivar W05 chromosome 6, ASM419377v2, whole genome shotgun sequence genome has a window encoding:
- the LOC114415259 gene encoding uncharacterized protein LOC114415259, which yields MRMNVAFSHLSWWLWNGKYHKPRISNGSTINSSADSVMWELDGLRFPLVMQANVPSSSKKVKHKGHSKEEIDREHDVVIVSSDGGCVSGSESDGSDWSIGWLEPHGTGFSSDDDVEARETDNSFAVLVPCYGSNYIAMVEEDTKSNLLTHFGYFPNSYSDESKKYVENWISSHRRHT from the exons ATGAGAATGAATGTGGCTTTTTCCCATCTCTCATGGTGGTTGTGGAATGGGAAATATCATAAGCCAAGAATCTCAAATGGGTCTACCATAAATTCTTCTGCTGATTCTGTTATGTGGGAATTGGATGGTTTGAGATTTCCTCTTGTTATGCAGGCAAACGTGCCTTCCTCTTCAAAGAAGGTGAAGCACAAGGGGCATAGCAAGGAAGAAATAGATAGggaacatgatgttgttatagtTTCATCTGATGGTGGATGTGTTTCTGGCTCTGAATCTGATGGTTCTGATTGGTCTATTGGCTGGTTGGAGCCTCATGGAACTGGGTTTTCAAGTGACGATGATGTTGAAGCTCGTGAAACGGATAACAGTTTCGCTGTGCTTGTTCCCTGTTATGGAAGCAACTATATTGCCATGGTTGAGGAGGATACTAAAAGCAACTTATTGACCCACTTTGGATACTTTCCAAATAGTTATTCTGATG AGAGCAAGAAATATGTAGAAAATTGGATCTCTTCTCATCGACGACATACCTGA
- the LOC114414165 gene encoding protein NETWORKED 2A-like, with translation KNLTDMEDVMAETLNIIHNEGESFSQRAEMYYRKRPQLVGYVEEVFRSYRALADRYDLLSKELQSANRTIAIVFPEQVRCRIDEDDVEESFPGTNSSSQDHNNQTPKPGIPKAPNFPNKDLRSPSMLLSKKGPLKRVASSAKSPSSSPSSGLSKAEALAKVDKLQKEILALQTEKEFVRSLYENSYEKHWEIEDRITEMQKRVCSLQDEFGINTMIEDNDARALMAATALNSCKETLAKLQETQAQSSEEAKESYQRVKEARDMFETIRGQFISKLNSQEDQGTEPKSIEEEDMSSLEEERHEPDVELLRDTIKEKLEKDSGSSLSMTEMTEKIDELVNKVITLEIAVSSQTGLVKRLGSEADKLQKNILSLEEDKEVLTEDSEGTKKKLEEVEEELRRVKILYQSANRQDNSLQTHFAEASCDLEHLSGKLNDVKLDEEGENLQLHKNKSAHDGEIKVEFEKSGDNTEHMKDVETAKEDCSVNFGDVENEDNKSNSKENIDFRTEEIPEQMLQNKDDLSEARSNLDTESLDQGTGEEENQSNRSQMMASGLDDGEKILTEFTSVLKNYEDVKDELNDVVKKNQDSIFQLALQVRELRDTVETKDQEINILQQMLTCSKTNPDESPSTPLTDYKHTPQEALLGTAAQGTDPQDPENPSSNTNASAVTTSYAGQHQKYVENKARIGILMKVRSNQLDRTHSLSTLEKKFRSNMDDLLEENLEFWLRFSTSVHQVQKFQSSIQDLKFELKTIRDNMSQENSSSIQSEIKPIFRHLREIRTELSLWLEHSEELHEELQCRHPSLCTLQDEIARAANPNSASSNNMAKLSGYQAAKFQGEILNMKQESIKVSSELQACVSFVKELKGEVEKMVEELSQEVGVNNHDHMKHSTSRPRIPLKSFLFGIKLRKQKQTVLSCVTPTKKQHRDLALAEEDAPI, from the exons aaaaatttaacagATATGGAGGATGTAATGGCTGAAACCCTCAACATCATTCATAATGAAGGAGAGTCATTTTCCCAAAGGGCAGAAATGTACTACAGGAAGAGGCCACAGCTGGTAGGTTATGTGGAAGAAGTCTTTCGCTCATATAGAGCATTAGCAGATAGATATGATCTTCTATCAAAAGAGCTCCAAAGCGCCAACCGCACTATTGCCATTGTTTTCCCAGAACAAGTCCGTTGTAGAATTGATGAGGATGATGTTGAAGAAAGTTTCCCAGGAACAAATTCATCATCTCAAGACCACAACAATCAAACACCAAAACCAGGCATTCCTAAAGCTCCAAATTTCCCAAATAAGGACTTAAGAAGCCCATCAATGTTGCTTTCTAAGAAGGGTCCACTTAAGAGGGTTGCTAGTTCTGCAAAATCTCCTTCTTCTAGTCCTAGTTCAGGTTTGAGTAAGGCTGAAGCACTAGCAAAAGTTGACAAGCTTCAGAAAGAAATATTGGCACTGCAGACTGAGAAAGAGTTTGTAAGGAGCTTGTATGAAAATTCCTATGAAAAGCATTGGGAGATTGAAGACCGGATTACAGAAATGCAGAAAAGGGTTTGCAGCTTGCAAGATGAGTTTGGCATTAATACAATGATAGAAGATAACGATGCACGAGCTTTGATGGCTGCAACAGCTTTAAATTCTTGCAAAGAGACCCTTGCTAAGTTGCAAGAGACACAGGCACAATCATCTGAAGAGGCTAAAGAATCCTACCAAAGGGTTAAGGAAGCTCGTGACATGTTTGAAACCATTAGAGGCCAATTCATTTCTAAACTTAATAGTCAAGAAGACCAAGGAACTGAACCAAAAAGCATAGAGGAAGAAGACATGTCTAGCTTGGAAGAAGAAAGGCATGAGCCTGAtgtggagttgttgagagacaCGATTAAGGAAAAGCTTGAGAAAGATTCAGGTAGCTCCCTCTCTATGACAGAAATGACAGAGAAGATTGATGAGCTTGTAAATAAGGTGATTACCCTGGAAATCGCGGTCTCTTCTCAGACTGGCTTGGTAAAAAGACTAGGATCAGAAGcagataaacttcaaaaaaacaTACTGAGCTTGGAAGAGGACAAGGAAGTGCTGACAGAAGATTCAGAAGGAACCAAAAAGAAGTTGGAAGAAGTGGAGGAGGAGTTGAGGagagttaaaattctctatcaaAGTGCCAATAGGCAAGACAACAGTCTCCAAACACATTTTGCTGAAGCTAGTTGTGATCTTGAACATCTTTCAGGAAAATTGAACGATGTGAAGCTAGATGAGGAGGGGGAGAACTTGCAACTTCACAAAAACAAAAGTGCACATGATGGAGAAATAAAAGTGGAGTTTGAAAAATCAGGTGATAACACAGAACACATGAAAGATGTTGAGACAGCAAAGGAAGATTGCAGTGTAAATTTTGGTGATGTTGAAAATGAAGATAACAAGTCCAATtcgaaagaaaatattgattttaggaCTGAAGAGATTCCAGAGCAAATGCTGCAGAATAAGGATGATTTGTCTGAGGCAAGGAGTAATCTTGACACTGAATCACTTGATCAGGGGACTGGTGAGGAAGAAAATCAATCCAACAGGAGTCAGATGATGGCAAGTGGACTAGATGACGGAGAAAAGATTCTGACGGAATTCACATCAGTTTTAAAGAACTACGAGGATGTAAAGGACGAGCTCAATGATGTGGTGAAGAAAAACCAGGACAGCATTTTCCAGTTGGCACTTCAG GTGAGGGAATTGAGGGATACTGTAGAAACTAAAGATCAAGAGATAAACATTTTGCAACAGATGCTGACCTGCTCAAAAACAAATCCAGATGAAAGTCCTTCCACGCCTCTCACAGATTATAAACATACACCACAAGAAGCACTTCTTGGAACTGCAGCTCAAGGAACAGACCCTCAGGACCCTGAAAATCCATCTTCAAACACAAATGCAAGTGCAGTTACTACTTCTTATGCAGGGCAACACCAAAAATATGTTGAAAACAAAGCAAGGATTGGCATATTGATGAAGGTGAGATCAAACCAGCTTGATAGGACCCACTCACTTTCAACCTTGGAAAAGAAATTTCGTTCCAACATGGATGACTTGCTAGAGGAGAACTTGGAGTTCTGGTTGAGGTTTAGCACCTCAGTGCACCAGGTTCAAAAGTTCCAAAGTTCCATACAGGACTTAAAATTTGAGCTTAAAACAATAAGGGACAACATGTCCCAAGAGAACTCAAGTTCTATACAATCTGAGATAAAACCAATATTTAGACACCTGAGAGAGATAAGAACCGAGTTATCGCTATGGCTGGAACACAGTGAAGAGTTGCATGAAGAGTTGCAATGTAGGCATCCATCATTGTGCACCTTACAAGATGAAATAGCAAGAGCAGCCAATCCAAACTCTGCATCATCAAATAACATGGCAAAACTAAGTGGATATCAGGCTGCAAAGTTTCAAGGTGAGATTCTCAACATGAAACAGGAGAGTATAAAGGTTTCTAGTGAACTGCAAGCATGTGTGAGTTTTGTGAAGGAACTAAAAGGTGAAGTTGAGAAGATGGTAGAAGAACTGAGTCAGGAAGTTGGAGTTAACAATCATGACCATATGAAACACTCCACAAGTCGTCCTAGAATACCCTTGAAGTCTTTTCTGTTTGGAATCAAGTTAAGGAAGCAAAAGCAAACGGTCCTCTCATGTGTAACTCCAACAAAGAAACAACACAGGGATCTAGCATTGGCTGAAGAAGATGCCCCTATATAG
- the LOC114415260 gene encoding uncharacterized protein LOC114415260 gives MAMLASPPSVKLSLSFPLSASKPNPRRLFTIRAAEPETPPSGSDQSQAEPDPSDDTFDDRINQLRLRYRSGTGKKAELRKNKKSKKGTSGSGSGVFLPPVPLKEPVSGGVKVELGFSQYSERLNGRIAILGLTALLLVELATGKGVINYHSPAIILIQIYFVAAVGAVFVKYEKEKISVWPQTDSSTNK, from the coding sequence ATGGCGATGTTAGCATCACCACCATCTGTGAAACTCTCGCTCTCATTCCCCCTGTCAGCTTCCAAACCCAACCCTCGCAGACTCTTCACCATCCGAGCCGCCGAGCCCGAAACCCCACCCTCCGGTTCGGACCAATCCCAGGCCGAACCGGACCCCTCCGACGACACCTTCGACGACCGCATCAACCAGCTCCGCCTCCGTTACCGCAGCGGCACGGGGAAGAAGGCGGAGCTCCgaaagaacaaaaaatcaaagaaaggaACCTCCGGATCCGGTTCGGGCGTGTTCCTGCCACCGGTGCCGCTGAAGGAACCGGTCTCCGGCGGCGTAAAGGTGGAGCTAGGGTTCAGCCAGTACAGCGAGCGATTGAACGGTCGCATTGCGATTTTAGGTCTCACGGCGCTGTTGCTGGTGGAGCTCGCCACCGGGAAGGGTGTCATTAACTACCACTCGCCGGCTATTATTCTGATTCAGATCTATTTCGTGGCCGCGGTTGGAGCTGTCTTTGTTAAGTATGAGAAGGAGAAGATCAGCGTTTGGCCCCAAACTGATTCTTCAACTAACAAATAA
- the LOC114415262 gene encoding uncharacterized protein LOC114415262 produces the protein MPEKKSKKVSFTEEDAVTFIQRYDATTVLTLLQEVAHYSQPKIDWFELVEKSATGISNAREYQMLWRHLAYRHSLPENFEDGAEPLDDDSDLECELEALPPVSLECASEAAACVKVMIASRTLSESAPSSSTIEAPLTINVPVCHSSRTRIENSQPSNLMQGTSFIFPVTVQRQTLPTISSTDGIETKGIVGGNMASKRKRKAWSEEEDMQLRAAVQRWGEGNWATMAKGDDFPIKRSATQLAQRWSILRKKDGCTNTGTVTSTQYTTAEQLATRHSLSLALDMPFKKLTAPGMTDVKPSTSVKNQVQIRNTTEKVASSFVPPQQALLGSSDLHAKSKLADEKPVLKGNLISDPVVKSATATLGTRIDPLSNTISQIKVAQVKNAIDTKPAVSSLTKPSISTNLPSDPKNKHVTPLADKGAQVKNAVDTTEPAVSSLTKPSISTNLPSDPKNKHATPLADKVPLKQDVNPTKELQVSNPSTIPKEKLQENEPPKVTTGSQVDSNPEKGRLEKGQETSIPLVKISGGEEVSKDKANQGVVCEEQGSVKKATEKNNIDKGSQSLEQDKKINSINQSSNDQNGNDKHVNLPVQDELSQSAKVVKNDGEC, from the exons ATGCCGGAGAAGAAGAGCAAGAAAGTCTCCTTCACCGAAGAAGATGCTGTGACATTCATAcagag GTACGACGCAACTACGGTGCTCACTTTACTTCAGGAAGTGGCGCATTACTCTCAACCGAAGATTGATTGGTTCGAGTTGGTGGAGAAAAGTGCGACTGGGATTTCTAACGCCAGGGAGTATCAAATGCTATGGCGGCACTTGGCGTATCGCCATTCTTTGCCTGAAAACTTCGAAGATGGGGCTGAACCTTTG GATGACGATAGTGACCTAGAGTGTGAGCTAGAAGCATTACCCCCTGTAAGTTTGGAATGTGCATCAGAGGCTGCTGCATGTGTGAAG GTAATGATTGCTTCTCGTACACTGAGTGAATCTGCCCCTAGTAGCTCAACAATCGAGGCTCCATTGACTATAAATGTTCCAGTTTGCCATTCATCTAGAACTCGTATTGAAAATTCACAACCCTCTAATTTGATGCAAGGGACAAGCTTTATTTTTCCAGTTACCGTTCAGAGACAGACACTGCCAACTATATCATCGACAGATGGTATAGAAACCAAGGGAATAGTTGGTGGTAATATGgcttccaaaagaaaaagaaaggcatGGTCAGAAGAAGAGGACATGCAGCTACGAGCTGCTGTTCAAAGATGGGGCGAAGGGAATTGGGCAACCATGGCAAAAGGAGACGACTTTCCTATTAAGAGAAGTGCTACACAGTTGGCCCAG AGGTGGAGCattttaagaaagaaagatgGTTGTACAAATACAGGAACTGTAACCAGCACACAGTATACTACTGCTGAACAACTGGCAACACGACACTCTTTATCTTTAGCCCTTGACATGCCATTCAAAAAGTTGACTGCTCCTGGAATGACTGATG TTAAGCCATCCACATCAGTTAAAAATCAAGTGCAGATTAGAAATACTACAGAGAAGGTTGCCAGTAGTTTTGTACCACCTCAACAAGCTTTGTTGGGATCTTCTGATTTGCATGCAAAATCCAAATTAGCAGATGAAAAACCAGTCTTGAAGGGTAATCTAATTTCAGATCCTGTGGTAAAATCTGCCACAGCAACTTTGGGGACACGAATTGATCCCCTTTCAAATACTATATCACAAATTAAAGTTGCTCAAGTAAAAAATGCCATAGATACCAAGCCAGCAGTCAGCTCTTTGACAAAGCCATCCATTTCTACCAATTTGCCTTCTGATCCAAAG AACAAACATGTTACCCCTTTGGCTGATAAAGGTGCTCAAGTAAAAAATGCCGTGGATACTACTGAGCCTGCTGTTAGCTCTTTGACAAAGCCATCTATTTCTACCAATTTGCCTTCTGACCCAAAG AACAAACATGCTACCCCTTTGGCTGATAAAGTTCCATTGAAGCAAGATGTTAATCCCACAAAAGAGTTACAAGTTTCTAATCCGAGCACCATACCAAAAGAGAAGTTACAAGAAAATGAGCCTCCTAAAGTTACCACTGGAAGCCAGGTTGATAGCAACCCAGAGAAGGGAAGATTAGAAAAAGGTCAAGAGACGAGCATACCTCTTGTTAAAATTAGTGGTGGTGAGGAAGTTTCAAAAGATAAAGCAAATCAAGGAGTAGTGTGTGAAGAGCAAGGAAGTGTTAAGAAGGCTACTGAGAAAAACAACATTGACAAGGGGAGTCAAAGTTTAGAGCAAGACAAGAAGATAAATTCAATTAATCAAAGTTCAAATGATCAAAACGGGAATGATAAACATGTAAATTTGCCAGTACAAGATGAACTCAGCCAAAGTGCCAAGGTAGTAAAAAATGATGGGGAATGTTGA